A single window of Sulfitobacter sp. JL08 DNA harbors:
- a CDS encoding glycosyltransferase family 2 protein yields the protein MAPHTPRFVIVTPMKDEGPYILEWVAHNQAIGADRIVVFSNDCSDGSDALLDRLDQIGAITHVDNTSTRPVSPQKRAYKRFLKMNIATDEDWVIPIDADEHINVKTGDHSLQALVDAVPDARMISMTWRLFGNAGVETYRDSFITDQFRRAAPEWMPRPPQAWGFKTMFKRGLWDFIGVHRPKRPRISGMEDAHWVNGSGQPMPERYFTGQWRSMRDSVGYDLVQINHYALKSCESYLVKKMRGRAHHTGDTLGLDYWTMMNHNAEEDSSLDAVQPRKAKKFAALMADPEVARLHAACCELHTQRIAELRKEPETAQLLTSLTTAHKE from the coding sequence TTGGCCCCGCATACGCCGCGCTTTGTAATTGTCACGCCGATGAAAGACGAAGGCCCCTATATTCTGGAATGGGTGGCGCATAATCAGGCAATCGGGGCCGACAGGATTGTCGTCTTTTCCAACGACTGCTCTGACGGATCTGATGCACTTCTGGACCGTCTGGACCAGATCGGCGCGATTACCCATGTCGACAACACAAGTACACGCCCCGTAAGCCCGCAGAAACGTGCCTATAAGCGGTTTTTGAAAATGAACATCGCCACCGATGAAGACTGGGTTATCCCCATCGATGCCGATGAACATATCAATGTGAAAACCGGGGATCACAGTCTTCAGGCGCTGGTGGATGCCGTGCCTGATGCGCGCATGATCTCGATGACATGGCGTTTGTTTGGAAATGCTGGGGTCGAAACCTATCGCGACAGCTTTATTACCGATCAGTTCCGCCGCGCCGCGCCGGAATGGATGCCGCGCCCGCCGCAGGCGTGGGGTTTCAAGACCATGTTCAAACGCGGCCTGTGGGATTTCATCGGGGTGCACAGACCCAAACGCCCACGCATTTCCGGTATGGAGGACGCGCATTGGGTGAACGGATCAGGGCAGCCGATGCCCGAACGTTATTTTACCGGTCAATGGCGCTCGATGCGCGATTCAGTCGGATATGATCTGGTGCAGATCAACCATTACGCACTGAAGTCCTGCGAAAGCTATCTGGTGAAGAAAATGCGCGGACGCGCGCATCATACCGGTGACACTCTGGGGTTGGATTACTGGACGATGATGAACCACAACGCCGAAGAAGACAGTTCTCTGGATGCCGTTCAACCGCGCAAGGCAAAGAAGTTCGCGGCGCTGATGGCCGACCCCGAGGTGGCCCGCCTGCATGCCGCATGCTGTGAACTGCACACACAGCGTATTGCAGAATTGCGTAAGGAACCGGAAACGGCACAACTGCTGACCAGTCTTACGACAGCTCACAAGGAATAG
- a CDS encoding FkbM family methyltransferase has translation MEKQHKVEQMGKDALAPVENGLRAAEQIKLRFKRVPRGMIQVGAHNGREVRHLARSGVERGVFIDPLDETFPMLQKRVDQHSGYRAIQALVGDVDGQEVDFRIASNSGESSSILEPGSHTTVKPKIAFETTRRMTLRTLDVLLPEHGLDASDYDLLFVDTQGAEVHVLRGAMATLAKMDFVFLEVNIGGMYKGDTPLPELSIFMKTLGFEIAWCDVKHLGWGDALFVRRNLFAV, from the coding sequence TTGGAAAAACAACACAAGGTCGAGCAGATGGGCAAAGACGCATTGGCGCCCGTGGAAAACGGGTTACGCGCCGCCGAGCAGATCAAGCTGCGCTTCAAACGGGTGCCGCGCGGCATGATCCAGGTGGGTGCGCATAACGGTCGGGAAGTGCGCCATCTGGCCCGTTCCGGTGTTGAACGCGGGGTTTTCATTGATCCGCTGGATGAAACTTTCCCGATGTTGCAGAAACGCGTGGATCAGCACAGCGGGTATCGTGCCATTCAGGCGCTTGTGGGCGATGTAGATGGGCAGGAGGTCGATTTTCGGATCGCATCCAATTCCGGCGAAAGTTCAAGCATTCTAGAACCAGGAAGCCACACAACCGTCAAACCCAAGATCGCGTTTGAAACCACGCGTAGGATGACACTGCGCACGCTGGATGTTCTGCTGCCGGAACACGGGCTAGATGCATCCGATTACGATCTGTTGTTTGTCGATACCCAAGGGGCCGAAGTGCACGTGCTGCGCGGGGCCATGGCGACATTGGCGAAGATGGATTTTGTATTTCTCGAAGTCAATATTGGTGGCATGTATAAAGGCGATACGCCGTTGCCGGAACTGTCGATCTTCATGAAAACGCTGGGTTTTGAAATTGCATGGTGCGACGTAAAGCATCTGGGCTGGGGAGATGCCCTGTTCGTAAGACGCAACTTGTTCGCGGTCTGA